In Gigantopelta aegis isolate Gae_Host chromosome 2, Gae_host_genome, whole genome shotgun sequence, the sequence AGGTAACAACCTGGTTTTCCCTGTGGAAAGACTCACTCCGGCGGACTATAGGACGATAAAGGTAACAACCTGGTTTTCCCTGTGGGAAGACTGTCAATCGTCGGGACTATGATGTTATACGTAACATCCTGGTTTTTCTTGAGGACTGCCACTGCTCGAAATTGCAGGACAACGATTACAATTATAATGTAATTgccttattattttttattttttgtttaacgacaccactagagcacattgattaattaatcatcagttattggatgtcaaacatttggtaatttatatatatatatatatatatatatatatatgtgaagattttaggcgcaaaacgcgatatacccatattttgattttcagtaaaagtgatttttttttaattggcgtatatcgcgttttgatataataaaaaaaaaaacgggatTCACCCAATGctatttcataaggatcaatcgcgttttgcggcaaatcagcggacctacgattagcccttactgatatacaataatggctttaactaaaaaaagaaagaaaatggtttatatcgcgttttgcgcctgaactcttcatatatatatatatatataccacggcctttgatatactagtcgtggtgcactggctggaacgaaaaatagcccaatgggcccaccgacggggatagctCCTAGATCGGCCGCGCAtgaagcgaacgctgtaccactggactacgtcccgcccgtgcCGTATTACCGAGGTAAACATTTGCGACTATTTGTAGAAATACTTTTTTGTACGGTTGATTACATCTTATGCTTTTATaatttgaatgttttattttcccCTGTTCaaaccatatttttattatttatagccttttttcatgctatggaatttactacaagttatttatttctgagccgattgttttctaaattgcacacaaaaatagcttcttttttttgttatttccaaaacacttttacttttcttcttaggtcaaaccaaactgaaaatatttacaaaaaacccccaacccccccccacccaaaaaaccccccaaacaaaccaaccaaaaaaactacattttgtaTGAGGATGGGATGGATTATAATTTACTGAACTGAATGATTTATTCGAATTCAGTAAagtatgttttcaaatattgtaAACGTACATTGAAGTCACCATACATCAAATTTTGTTCGAAAAAAAAAACTGCCTGCAGCTCATACACTTGTAACGGAatttaacaaagaaaaaaaaagaagaaaaaagaatatcTTCATCAATGGTGGGTTTAACCTAACAGTGCTGTAGACAGAAGCAGGCAATGCTGAGAACAcctttgtattaataataatatacaacatACTTTATATTTACAACGCGCAAACATACCCAACGTTACGAGTTAACCGCACGCCCTCTGAGATCATCTGAAGGACTTTTACCAACAGCCTAGATGTTTTCTGTGAAACactgaaagggggggggggggggcggaagGAGGGAGGGGTAGGATTTAGCTCAGGCagctgagtgctcgcttgaagtgcttacgtcgcagaatctcggtagatccattcagctgactgagatttttctcgtttcaaccagtggaccacaactgaacgtggtatgtgttttcctggctgtgggaaaatgcatgcatatacaagatccctttctgcattatgaaaaatgtagcgggttttctctgatgactacgtgtcagaattgccaaatgtttgacatccaatagccaattgattaattaatgtgctctagtactgtcgttaaacaaaaacatatttctgaTAAATTAGGGCTTATTCTAGATGCTTTTGGGATGGGGTGCACCCCCTCAACAAAACAAAGCTCTTTGTAGAACAATCGGCAAATTAGCATTAATTAGTTACAggcaaaaaaaaataagtatGACACTTGTAACGGATTAGGAAGGGGAGCGCATCGCTAAATCCCCCTCCCCCAGATCTTCCGCTGGTAATACTCGTCAAGTGCGGGTAACATTACTTGGCAGGCCGTTACAATCAGACTGACAAGTATTTGCCTTGTGGGTTTCCACCATTTATAAGATTTCAGTCCAGTGCGAACgtttgaatatatttacatctatagCATGCTTTCGAATACAACTGTACATATTAGAAGAAGCCAGTTATCCTTTGATGTTCAATTAAAGGGGTCGTAAGACCCTACGGACCTATTTTTCATAGTATTGGGGCCATTGGGGCAGTAGGTGAACCGGTGACCACACACCCTCTCCGACTATATTAGCTCCActattcagggccgtaccctccgggggggggcagggggggcagctgccccccccccgagaatcttgtccttttttctttttttttatatatctccagtaatagcatagaaatgtttaatctttatagtatgttaaaaattatttataaaatttagtgcccccccatggattttggtcagggtacggccctgctattacatgtggatctaacagcagcccgttgaagctcatgtccagttgacctttcattcgaccaatcaaaacctcacttgcaaaatcatgccagtgatttgaaaagatttgaaaacatttgggattacgccgagggtatacaaaatgattcgggtgaattatgaagtatgccggaaactaattgcaatataaaatttgaagaaaaaaaccccgtgatggtatagccataaaatctgtttatactagtatacaatccagagtttattactgcactttcccccctgttttatcaatgttgaaatagaccaacaagttcgcctattgcataaatagtctcgcccggtatttttagaatttgtatgctcccgaataacgctataaaaggcgaagtgtgattggtcgatatttaaattgttatttatagatgaaatgtcacctggacatgggagtccatgcaatgctgttagatctactgataGACCCAaaggagctaattttaatcagattgtgcgAATTATAATAAACAAGACTGCAACCGGGCCGGATGTCATTCACTATAGTAGTAGGTATAGGGCGCTTGCTTGGGAGACCAGATATAGCCTTTTGAATTAAATATAAGCAACGAATATGAAATGTTTACGTAGTTCATTGGCGGAGCATCGGTTTaagttaataaagtttgttttgtttaacgacatcactagagtacattgattaattaatcatcggctattggatgtcaaacatttggtaactctgacatagtcttagagaagaaacccgctacaaatgtccattagtagtaagggatcttttatatacactttcccacaaaaacaggaaagcacataccacggcctttgaccagttgtggtgcactggttggaacgaggaaaaatccaatcagttgaatggatccaccgacatgattcgatcctgcgacgcaaacacctcaggcaagcactcaaccgactgagttaaatcccgccccttctgTGAAATGAACGATATATCAGCCAGGAATATCAAGTGACAGGTTGtattataaacaattattttaaggtaactttttgttattatttgaaaaataaaacttaagTCGCCTATATTcataaagtaaacaaaaaaaacaaacaaataaaaaacaaacaaaaaaaagaagaaaaaaagagagagaaaaagaaatgtaaCCCGAACTTGCGACAAACTAAATTTTAGCGTTCTAAAACAATCTCATTAAAATCAGCTGCACTGGCctctactatatatatactgacacactatattttgttgtgattaatgaaaattatatttattggacttaaaataacaatttatgagaggaagccattgattggtacttttgtctgggttttaatcctggttttgttctcgttacacatacaatagcagaaacacataaaatggtgtgaaatgcgttcactacatgctcaatcatgctgcatgcaatgcacgtgaaatgccagtatgtggacacataaaagtcacgtaacggtgtcatattcctcgtcatattaagaatgccacgactccgagaagaacaaagggagcgaacgttgggcatggttcaaggggggatttcgcaaagccaagttgctaggaccttcagagtccatccatcaactattggacgacttgttgtacgtcatcaacagaccgggagtgtccgtgatcgacctcgacctggtcaacgtcccgttacgaccccacgccaagatcggcagattcgacgacacttcctccgtgaccggttcagaactacgacgatgacagcaacacgataggacgtcatggaaggcctatccatccgatgacggtcatccgtcgactcggaacggctggactcagatgcagacgcccgtacaacggtaacatcatgacaccgcgacatcgtgctgcgagactacagtttgctctccagaatggtaatcatccaccatcttcctctcataaattgttattttaagtccaataaatatatttttttattaatcacaacaaaatattgaaaaatatctgttttgcgttttcattgtgtgtcagtatataattaaaaacccagtggagctgattttaatcagattggttctCAGATTAGTATTGTTTATACATTAAATCACAGTTATCCGAACAGCTAAATAAGTGCGCCCTTGACTTCGACACACCGCCGGGAATTGGCGGATGTACCTACGACAGACGTGCTTGAATCTCTTGTGGATGTAAGTACGAGGTCAAagtattgattgattgaataaGTGGGTCTAAATCATGAAATCATGACATCATGTTCGTACAGAATAGTTCTAGCTTCATTCGTAGAAAATCGCAGCGATGTAAAATAGTCATCATTTATTGTAATGATTTTAGCACTTGCATAAATTAATATGCTGTAAGATTTGGTTACAACTTGGTAAGATATTTCGGGCCATCACGAATGTTTTCTCGAAAATACACATTGTTCtctatgtgtatttttatatgtttgtttaaatGGTCCTTTCTTGTGAATGCTTTGCCGCAATTCGCGCATGAATATGGACGTTCGCCTGTGTGTATCCGTCGATGACGTGTCAGTTCCTCGTTACGAATGAAACTCTTCTGGCATCCAGGTTCTGGGCACGTGTAAGGCCGTTCGCCTAAAAGACAAGATATAACTTGTAAACAGAATAATCACTAGCAACTAAATAACTATTTAATGCATCAGCTAGGGGGGTCCTCGTGTGCAAAAAATTTACCATAAGTTACCCACTGGAATTTTGAAGGTGACCACTTGCCTTAACAGAAAAACTTGGTTACCATTTCCATAACCCGGCAATAAGTGAGAAAATGgcgccttttttttttggggggggggggggggatccgaCGAAAATGACTATTATTTTGCAGTCTTTCACTCTAGAAACAACAACGACCCCGCAAAATGTCGGTCTTGAGACGCTCTTTAAAATGATATGCAAATTATGTTGATTTTGTCAAGAATGAGGTCACTAGAGGTCAAAGGTCACGAAAATGTGGGTCAAGTGAAAATCTGGCCTATCTCTGGAACATGCCCCACAGAACATGCCATATCCATATTTCATCCTCTCTGAGGGTCTAATCCATCACCATAGGTGCCAAGTAAcacaataatatcaataaagtGTACTTTATTGCAAAAAAATTATAACAGCACAAAATGGAAAACAGTCTGTTTTCAATTTGATCACTTTTAGCAACCACTTAAAAATGATTTCCTGTATAGAAACTTAAATGGCTATTATTTCACGTCTGTTCATCCTAGATATACTAATTACCCCTTGAAATGTCGGTCTTAGAATACTCTTTCATATGATATTACCTTTATGGAGATTGGGTCAATAATGAGGTCACTATTGGTCAAAGGTCACGAAAATATGGGTCAAGTGAAAATCTTACTTATCTCTGGAACATACCCCACAGAACAtgtcatattcatattttaccATCTCTGAGGGTCTAATCTATCACCATAGGTGCCAAGTAACAAACTAATATCAATAAAGTGTACTTTAttgcaaaaaattaaaacagcaCAAAATGGAAAACAGTCTACTTTCTATTTGATCACTTTTGGCAACCGCTTAAACGATTTCTTGCATGGAAACGTAAATGGCTATTATTTCACGCCCGTTCACGCTAGATGAACAAattattctttaaaatgtttgtcttGGAATACTCTTTCATATGATATTACCTTTATGGAGATTGGGTCAATAATGAGGTCActagaggtcaaaaggtcatggAAATTTGGGTCAAGTGAAAAGTTTACCCTTCTGTGCAAAATACCTAACAGCACGTCAGATCCATAGTTTTGTCCTCTCCTGGGGTCTAACTTTTTGAAACACATACAGAAAACTACAGATATGAATGGAATGTACTTAATGACCACCATAGGGcttaaacaataaatgaaaactGCCACTCTAATCTAGTAAGTAATCACGTTTTATGATACCAATGTGATTCTGGTTTAGAAATGCGTATGTATCTATACTTGTGAATTAGTCACTCAGCTTTTGACATCCTGACTTTTCCGAGTCACTTTGACAAGTACAAAATGTACAACAGGAACTTTTTAGACCAGCGGCAAGGACATCTCTGCGTGCCACACTTTTGACATATGCAGTGGATTGCAAGGTCTTCGGGAATTGGATTGTTCTCCCTGATAGGGACCAGAAGATCATCAATAAGTTCAAAACCAAACTGTCTTGGGTCAAGGGGTTTGCATGATGAGAGGAGGGACACCATCTCGTTTGTAGCAAAGTAGGCTCTCGCAATGTGCAACCTAATGGCATGACTTGTGAGTGGCAGGCCATCCAAACATGACCACTTGGCATGATGATACCTTAGGCTTCGGATCTGGTTCatggtttttattgttgttcCTTTATTAAGTACCTGTGTCAGATAGGCTTCTGCTTTATCAATCACTGTATCCAGGTTACCTATTGCCACCACAAAGTCTTTTAAGTGCATCTCTGGAGTATCTCAAGACGACATTTTGCGGGATCATTGTTGTTTCTAGGGTGAAAGACTGCAAAATAATAGACATTTTCATTTCCCCTACCCCTAataattgccccccccccccccccccccaaaaaaaaaaaaaaaaaaatataggcaCCATTTTCTCACTTATTGCCGGGTTATAGAAATGGTAACCAAGTTTTTCTGTTAAGGGAAGTGGTCACCTTCAAAATTTAGGGTACATTTTTTGCACACGAGGACCCCACTAGCTGATACACtaattggggcgggacgtagcccagtggaaaagtgctcacttgatgcacggtcggtttgagatcgatccccgtcagtgggcccattgggctatttctcgttccagtcggtgcaccacgactggtatatcaaaggccgtggtatgtactatcctgtctgttggatggtgcatataaaagatcctttgctaataatgggaaaattgagtgggtttcctctctaagactaagtcaaaattaccataaagtttgacatccaatagccgatgattaataaatcaatgtgctttagtggtgtcgttaaacaaaacaaaagagtaATCGTGGTCAAGACCatatctgcacaatgcagtcgaatgAGTATTTGAATTAAAATAGTGGTCGATTCCACGAATCTTGATCTGGTGTTTCGTCTatagaaggactgccactccaggggagatcctttactggacaagaCATCATTTTGtccaccacaaagaggactgccacttccataCTGTGACGGCATGCActtatgaatcactgtcaaaacagtgatgatatcaggtgttcgcgaaaaaTGAGCATATCCTTCACTACCGGTGGTACCCGTCATGTGTAGTCCGTGACTTCGTCaaaaatgattaaaacaaattgttttgcaaGTTTCATCAAAGAGATAAGAATGGATGCACCAGTtcaaaataacgaaattatatttagtaaaatcctcctcctcctcctcatcatcatcatcatcgttagtCGTTATTAAAACTAACTACGAATCTAAacatatatcatcatcatcattaattcGTCATCATCTGATAATCATATGTATAACCTACCTGTATGTATTCTTATATGACCCAGTAATTGACCCCTGTTACTGCAGGTCACCTCACAATACGGACACCCAAAACTCTTCAGTTTCTCAACAGCCTTGACTCTCCCCGTCCTTTTCACCATGCAGTTTGTTTTGGAAGACAACACCGAGGAATCATAATTAGGCATGGAGAGTCTATCACTTTTCCATTGCATATTCCGAAATGGCAAAACACTGGAAAAGTTCGTTTGGTTTCCTGGCAACTTATGACGATGATTGTAAGTACCGTACGGGGTTTTACTACAATCAATACCCTGGACGTCAagacaaaaagaagaaagtcgAGACTTCGTTTGGTTAGGATCCGTTTCCGTCACACGCTGATTGGAAGTACTGTCACATTCCCATTCTGTTCGTTTTATGCAAAAATCTTCAGAAACGTTTGGTTGTTCTCTACACAACGGGTATTCCTGAACGGAGCCGTGAAAACCAGCTACAGACTGATAATTTATGCAAGGATTTCCAGTTCTTGATAAGTAATTGTTAAAGCGTTCAGAAGTGGTATAATTTTCAAACGGTCCACAGTGGTCTGGCATTCCAGCTGCCGAATCCTTTCCTCTCTTTGTTAAATCTAATGGCAAGTCTTGAAACTGACTGCAAACTGTGTTACAAGAGTTGCAGTGACGTTGTTCCAAACCGATTTCATCTCGAACTGTTTGGTAAGTCGGTTTCTCTCGTATCAATACGACTGGAGAAAACAACTTGGCTTTCCAAAATGGCGGGTGATTTTCCATACTTTTGTTACGATCAGGAATGTAAAAGTAATGACTAAGCCGTTAGCGTGTCCAATATCTATCTTTGTACCAGGAGTCAAGCGAATTAattgtcaaacaaaatgttgttaGATAATATCATCAAAGCAAACTTACACGCCTCTCCATTTAGCAAGGTAAAAAAGACAAACCCACTCGCACATAACTACAATGGACCTACTTGGTAAACGAGTATAAGAGTTTCTGTCTAGTCACTCACAAACCCCAAATACTATATACC encodes:
- the LOC121378433 gene encoding zinc finger protein 112-like → MENHPPFWKAKLFSPVVLIREKPTYQTVRDEIGLEQRHCNSCNTVCSQFQDLPLDLTKRGKDSAAGMPDHCGPFENYTTSERFNNYLSRTGNPCINYQSVAGFHGSVQEYPLCREQPNVSEDFCIKRTEWECDSTSNQRVTETDPNQTKSRLSSFCLDVQGIDCSKTPYGTYNHRHKLPGNQTNFSSVLPFRNMQWKSDRLSMPNYDSSVLSSKTNCMVKRTGRVKAVEKLKSFGCPYCEVTCSNRGQLLGHIRIHTGERPYTCPEPGCQKSFIRNEELTRHRRIHTGERPYSCANCGKAFTRKDHLNKHIKIHIENNVYFRENIRDGPKYLTKL